The nucleotide window ATCCTTTGTTATTTTTAGCTCATGCGTAGGGAAGTTATGACTCAACAATCTATAAAATTCATCACCTTTGATCTGGATGGCACTTTGCTTGATAGCGTACCAGACCTTGCCATTGCTGCGGACCAAACCGTTCAAGCTCTCGGTTTTCCATCAGTGTCAGTAGAACAAGTGCGTGACTATGTGGGGAATGGCGCTGATGTGCTGATTGGTCGTTCACTCAGTCAAAGCCTGACCGTCAATCCTGACCTGAGTGATGAGCTGCGTGCAGAAGCGCGAGAACTGTTTGATGAGTTTTACGAGCAGAGTGGTCATAAACTGAGTCACCTTTACCCGACGGTAAAAGAGACACTGGCAGAGTTGCACCAGGCGGGTTTTACCCTTGCCGTCGTCACG belongs to Vibrio sp. STUT-A11 and includes:
- a CDS encoding phosphoglycolate phosphatase, which encodes MTQQSIKFITFDLDGTLLDSVPDLAIAADQTVQALGFPSVSVEQVRDYVGNGADVLIGRSLSQSLTVNPDLSDELRAEARELFDEFYEQSGHKLSHLYPTVKETLAELHQAGFTLAVVTNKPSKFVPHILEQHGIAHYFVDVLGGDAFPEKKPNPVALNWLMEKHQLQPGEMLMVGDSKNDILAAKNAGCTSFGLTYGYNHGEPISASNPDFVADKMSELLEVVAVSA